The following proteins are co-located in the Nitrospiria bacterium genome:
- the hemB gene encoding porphobilinogen synthase — MSFPQSRPRRLRQSPLLRKMVQETALSVENLICPLFVTHGKGVRKEIASMPGTYQLSIDSLIKESQEILNLGIPAVILFGIPRKKDGRGSEAYSPTGIIQQAVTALKDRVPDLVVITDVCLCEYTNHGHCGVVKGNRVLNDPTLELLAREAVSHAKAGADLVAPSDMMDGRVQAIRSALDREGFEMTPILSYAAKYASAFYGPFREAADSMPQFGDRKSYQMDPPNVREALREVAMDIDEGADIVMVKPALPYLDVIYRVRSAFNVPVAAYHVSGEYAMLKAAARLKWLDENRVMMETLTSIRRAGADLILTYYAKDAARLLRP; from the coding sequence ATGTCTTTTCCCCAATCACGCCCGCGAAGACTCCGACAGTCGCCCCTGCTCCGGAAAATGGTCCAGGAAACGGCGCTATCTGTCGAAAACCTCATCTGCCCCCTATTCGTCACTCACGGGAAGGGGGTCCGAAAAGAGATCGCCTCGATGCCGGGCACCTATCAGCTTTCGATCGATTCTCTGATCAAAGAGTCTCAGGAAATCCTAAACCTGGGTATCCCGGCCGTCATTTTGTTCGGAATCCCCCGGAAAAAAGATGGACGCGGTTCAGAGGCCTATTCCCCGACCGGCATCATCCAACAGGCCGTAACGGCCCTCAAGGATCGCGTGCCCGATCTCGTCGTGATCACGGATGTCTGTCTTTGCGAATACACGAATCATGGTCATTGCGGCGTGGTGAAAGGAAACCGCGTCCTGAACGATCCGACATTGGAATTGTTGGCCCGCGAAGCGGTTTCTCATGCCAAGGCCGGAGCGGACCTGGTCGCGCCGTCCGATATGATGGACGGTCGAGTCCAGGCCATTCGCTCGGCGCTGGACCGCGAAGGCTTCGAAATGACCCCGATCCTGTCCTATGCGGCCAAATATGCCTCGGCTTTCTACGGGCCGTTTCGGGAAGCGGCCGATTCGATGCCCCAATTCGGGGACCGAAAATCGTATCAGATGGATCCGCCCAATGTCCGCGAGGCGCTGCGGGAGGTCGCGATGGACATCGATGAAGGCGCGGATATCGTGATGGTCAAACCGGCGCTCCCCTATTTGGATGTGATCTATCGCGTCCGGAGCGCGTTCAATGTACCGGTGGCAGCCTACCATGTCAGCGGTGAATATGCCATGCTGAAAGCGGCCGCGCGATTAAAGTGGCTGGACGAGAACCGGGTGATGATGGAAACGCTCACCTCGATCCGACGGGCCGGCGCAGACCTGATCCTGACCTATTATGCCAAAGATGCGGCCCGGCTTCTGCGGCCTTGA
- the cobA gene encoding uroporphyrinogen-III C-methyltransferase: MRPIDRTGRIYLIGAGPGDPGLLTIKGKACIEQADVIVYDYLANEEFLRYTRPQVERIFVGKKGGEAHLGQEEINHLLIEKARRGNIVVRLKGGDPFIFGRGGEEAAAASAAGIPFEIVPGVTAAVGVPAYAGIPLTHRDVASIVTFVTGHEDPDKRDGHVPWDQLPDRGTLVFFMGLSNLPEIVRQLTRHGRTPQTPVAVIRWGTKPEQRTVVGTMETIVGRVRDEALKPPGLIIVGEVVKLREKLNWFEGRPLFGKRVLVTRARDQATEFTDLLKLYGADPVEFPTIEVVPPESWTALDGAIRKIEEYHWLIFTSVNGVLYFLERLKAGGKDVRALKGIKLCAIGPRTAQEIERMGICVDLMPEEYVAEALIEQMGLQRLKGQRILIPRAEVARDVLPEALTRMGALVDVVTAYRTVRPVRDLDWVKNLLQGRQISVITFTSSSTVRNFVEMFGPEDTRRLLDGVVVACIGPITAKTVEEYGMTVQILPKDSTIPSLAQAIVEHFTKPAS; this comes from the coding sequence ATGCGTCCCATCGACCGGACCGGAAGAATATACCTGATCGGTGCCGGACCCGGCGACCCGGGTCTTTTAACCATCAAAGGCAAGGCCTGCATCGAACAGGCCGACGTCATCGTTTACGATTACCTGGCCAACGAGGAATTTCTTCGATACACCCGACCCCAGGTCGAACGGATATTCGTCGGCAAAAAGGGAGGGGAAGCCCATCTCGGTCAGGAGGAAATCAATCACCTATTAATCGAGAAAGCCCGTCGGGGAAATATCGTGGTGCGGCTCAAGGGCGGCGATCCCTTTATTTTCGGCCGGGGCGGCGAAGAAGCCGCGGCCGCATCCGCCGCGGGAATTCCGTTTGAAATCGTTCCGGGGGTAACGGCGGCCGTCGGAGTACCGGCCTATGCCGGAATTCCCTTGACTCATCGGGACGTCGCCTCCATCGTGACCTTTGTCACCGGACATGAAGATCCGGACAAGCGGGACGGACATGTGCCTTGGGATCAACTCCCCGACCGGGGAACGTTGGTGTTTTTTATGGGCCTGAGCAACCTTCCGGAAATCGTGCGGCAACTGACCCGGCACGGCCGGACGCCTCAGACACCGGTGGCCGTCATTCGCTGGGGAACAAAGCCGGAACAGCGAACGGTGGTGGGCACGATGGAAACCATCGTCGGCAGGGTTCGGGACGAGGCACTCAAACCGCCGGGGCTGATCATCGTAGGGGAGGTGGTTAAGTTGCGGGAAAAACTCAATTGGTTCGAAGGCCGACCGTTGTTCGGAAAGCGCGTTCTTGTGACGCGGGCACGGGACCAGGCGACCGAGTTTACCGATCTCCTCAAACTCTACGGGGCCGACCCCGTGGAATTTCCCACCATCGAGGTGGTTCCGCCGGAGTCGTGGACGGCCTTGGACGGCGCGATCCGCAAGATCGAAGAATACCACTGGCTGATATTTACCAGCGTCAACGGTGTCCTTTACTTTCTCGAGCGCCTTAAGGCCGGTGGAAAGGACGTCCGGGCGCTGAAGGGAATCAAACTCTGCGCCATCGGTCCCCGAACCGCCCAAGAGATCGAGCGAATGGGAATCTGCGTGGACTTGATGCCGGAGGAATATGTCGCCGAGGCCCTGATCGAGCAAATGGGCCTACAGCGCCTCAAAGGCCAACGGATCCTGATTCCGAGGGCGGAGGTGGCTCGCGACGTCTTGCCGGAAGCCTTGACCCGGATGGGAGCCCTGGTGGATGTGGTAACGGCCTACCGCACCGTTCGTCCGGTCCGTGACCTGGATTGGGTCAAAAATCTTTTGCAAGGCCGTCAAATTTCTGTTATAACATTCACCAGTTCATCCACCGTCAGAAATTTCGTCGAGATGTTCGGGCCGGAAGACACCCGGCGTCTCTTAGACGGCGTGGTAGTGGCCTGCATCGGGCCGATCACGGCCAAGACGGTCGAAGAGTACGGAATGACCGTGCAGATTTTACCCAAAGATTCCACCATTCCCTCTCTGGCACAGGCCATCGTGGAACATTTTACAAAGCCGGCGAGCTGA
- the hemC gene encoding hydroxymethylbilane synthase: MSRKLIIGTRGSALALCQANLIKEGIEAAFPNLEVRLKKIKTTGDKITDVPLAKVGGKGLFVKEIEEALFREEIALAVHSMKDVPTFLPEGLHLAAITRREDPRDAVISRDGKRLLDLPHGARIGTSSLRRQSQIRHRRPDFEIVPLRGNLDTRLKKIEKEGLAAIVLAAAGMRRMGWEDRITEYLDPELCVPAIGQGALGLECHVSNQEINSILIRFNHAITSRCVRAERAFLKRLEGGCQVPVAAYAQIRDEERLVLEGLVASVDGKRVIRDGIAGDPEQPETLGLDLAERLLAQGAEAILREIYQ, translated from the coding sequence ATGTCACGGAAACTCATCATCGGCACGCGGGGAAGCGCTTTGGCGCTTTGCCAGGCGAATCTGATAAAGGAAGGGATCGAGGCGGCCTTCCCGAATCTGGAGGTTCGACTGAAAAAAATCAAGACGACCGGAGACAAGATCACGGACGTTCCCCTAGCCAAGGTTGGCGGAAAAGGTCTGTTCGTAAAAGAGATCGAGGAAGCCCTGTTCCGCGAAGAGATCGCACTGGCCGTCCACAGCATGAAGGATGTGCCCACCTTCCTCCCGGAAGGCCTTCATCTGGCCGCCATTACCCGTCGGGAAGATCCGCGGGACGCCGTCATCAGCCGGGACGGCAAACGACTTTTGGATCTGCCGCATGGGGCTCGAATCGGCACCAGCAGCCTTCGCCGACAGTCCCAAATCCGACATCGGCGGCCGGATTTTGAAATCGTTCCGTTACGAGGCAATCTCGATACCCGCCTCAAGAAGATAGAAAAGGAAGGGCTGGCCGCGATTGTCTTGGCGGCGGCCGGGATGCGTCGAATGGGATGGGAAGACCGGATCACGGAATATCTGGACCCCGAGCTCTGTGTTCCGGCCATCGGTCAGGGGGCCTTGGGTCTGGAATGCCACGTCTCGAATCAAGAGATCAATTCAATTCTGATCCGGTTTAACCATGCGATCACCAGCCGGTGCGTGCGGGCCGAGCGGGCCTTCTTGAAACGGCTGGAAGGCGGCTGCCAAGTGCCGGTCGCAGCCTATGCTCAGATCCGGGACGAGGAGCGCTTGGTCCTGGAAGGCCTGGTGGCGAGTGTGGATGGAAAGCGGGTGATTCGTGACGGTATAGCCGGCGATCCCGAGCAGCCGGAAACGCTGGGTCTTGACCTTGCGGAACGTCTTTTGGCGCAAGGCGCAGAGGCCATCTTACGGGAAATTTACCAATGA
- the hemA gene encoding glutamyl-tRNA reductase, whose protein sequence is MDIIVVGLNHRTAPIEIREKFSISDAQIREALIRLKSYHGIDEALILSTCNRVEVCAVVQQIQTGFQRIKEFFEDYHAGLSPEEWNASLYLYSSDDAIRHVFRVASSLDSMVIGEPQILGQVKEAFDIAMHQKATGVILNKVFRKAISVAKRVRTETKIAENAVSISFAAVELAKKIFGHLEGKEALLVGAGEMAELAVRHLLDNGVRKVMITTRNFDNAIEMAKRFDGIPLRLEEFPRYLSEADILICSTGASHYVISEEHIDKAIQRRKNRPIFLIDISVPRNIDPHVNRIDNVFLYDIDDLQLIVDTNLEGRQKEAFKAEGILSEELQAINKWLKSLEVVPTIMALREKAEEIRRAEVNKFISKLGRLSPEQREVVDGLVASVINKLLHSPLVALKDEARSKNGALYAEAVRRLFNLDKDLHRRSQPAASDKEESADPGEDAETK, encoded by the coding sequence TTGGATATCATTGTTGTCGGATTAAACCACAGAACCGCGCCAATAGAAATCCGCGAAAAGTTTTCGATTTCCGATGCCCAGATCCGTGAAGCCCTGATCCGGCTAAAATCCTATCACGGAATCGACGAGGCATTGATTCTGTCCACGTGCAATCGGGTGGAGGTCTGCGCCGTGGTTCAACAGATCCAGACCGGTTTCCAGCGGATCAAAGAGTTCTTCGAGGACTACCATGCCGGTCTGTCTCCCGAGGAATGGAACGCCAGCCTTTATCTGTATTCGTCGGACGATGCCATCCGCCATGTTTTTCGCGTCGCGTCCAGTCTGGACTCGATGGTGATCGGGGAACCGCAAATTCTGGGCCAGGTTAAAGAGGCCTTTGATATCGCCATGCATCAAAAGGCGACGGGTGTGATCCTGAATAAAGTTTTTCGAAAGGCCATCTCGGTGGCCAAGCGCGTGCGAACCGAAACCAAAATTGCGGAGAACGCCGTTTCGATCAGCTTCGCGGCCGTGGAACTGGCCAAAAAGATTTTCGGTCACTTGGAGGGAAAGGAGGCCTTGCTTGTGGGCGCCGGGGAGATGGCGGAACTGGCGGTGCGCCACTTGCTGGACAACGGCGTTCGGAAGGTCATGATCACCACGCGAAACTTCGATAACGCCATCGAGATGGCGAAACGGTTCGACGGCATTCCGCTTCGGCTGGAAGAGTTCCCCCGTTATTTGTCCGAGGCCGATATCCTCATCTGCTCCACGGGGGCGTCGCATTACGTCATTTCCGAGGAGCATATCGACAAGGCCATCCAACGCCGTAAGAACCGCCCCATCTTTTTGATCGACATCTCGGTCCCGCGGAATATCGACCCGCACGTGAACCGAATCGACAACGTTTTTCTGTACGATATTGACGACCTCCAGTTGATCGTGGACACCAATCTGGAAGGCCGGCAAAAAGAGGCCTTTAAGGCGGAAGGGATCCTTTCCGAAGAACTCCAGGCGATCAACAAATGGCTCAAGTCCCTGGAGGTGGTCCCGACGATCATGGCGCTTCGAGAAAAAGCCGAGGAGATCCGTCGAGCGGAAGTAAATAAATTTATTTCGAAACTGGGCCGCCTTTCTCCCGAACAACGGGAGGTGGTGGACGGATTGGTCGCTTCGGTTATCAACAAGCTCCTTCACTCTCCGCTGGTGGCCTTAAAAGACGAAGCCCGTTCGAAAAACGGCGCTCTGTATGCGGAAGCCGTCCGCCGGTTATTCAATCTGGATAAAGACCTTCACCGCCGCTCCCAACCCGCAGCCTCCGATAAAGAAGAATCGGCCGATCCGGGAGAAGACGCAGAAACGAAATAA
- the ccsA gene encoding cytochrome c biogenesis protein CcsA — protein sequence MNVLFFKITLAFYFFGTVTFLIYLLAGKKESFSRFSLVLTGIGFVFHTITLLNRMIEAGYVSLTRLFDAMAFFAWALVLVFLLVELRFRIHILGSFVLPLALISLLSGAMLPTEMRSPDMAMRTAWVYTHTALALLGAVAFAIAFLVGVMYLIQERLLKSKQFNNLYNKLPSLDILDDLNHKAIILGFGLLTLGIIIGAWGAGYVSGWYWDPREIFTLAIWLFYLIVLHGRITVGWRAKKAAYLAIIGFIGVIFSFVGVDLVWKGQHAFL from the coding sequence ATGAATGTCCTTTTCTTTAAAATTACCCTTGCTTTCTATTTTTTCGGCACCGTGACTTTCCTCATCTATCTACTTGCCGGAAAAAAGGAGTCGTTCTCCAGGTTTTCCCTGGTGCTGACCGGGATCGGTTTTGTATTCCACACCATAACGCTTCTGAACCGCATGATTGAGGCGGGTTATGTCTCACTGACCCGTCTTTTTGATGCGATGGCCTTCTTTGCTTGGGCCCTCGTTCTGGTTTTTCTGCTTGTGGAACTGCGCTTTCGCATTCACATCCTGGGCTCCTTTGTCCTGCCGTTGGCTTTGATCTCGCTGTTGTCGGGTGCCATGCTGCCCACCGAAATGCGGTCTCCGGATATGGCTATGCGCACGGCCTGGGTTTATACTCACACCGCCTTGGCCCTGTTGGGCGCCGTGGCCTTCGCCATCGCCTTTTTAGTGGGGGTCATGTATCTCATTCAGGAACGCCTGCTTAAATCCAAACAATTTAACAATCTTTACAATAAACTCCCATCATTGGATATCCTGGATGATCTGAATCATAAAGCCATCATTCTGGGTTTCGGCCTTCTCACGCTGGGAATTATCATCGGCGCGTGGGGCGCGGGATATGTATCGGGATGGTACTGGGACCCGCGTGAGATCTTCACGCTGGCGATTTGGCTCTTTTACCTGATTGTGCTGCACGGGCGGATCACGGTCGGATGGCGGGCCAAGAAAGCCGCCTATCTCGCCATCATCGGTTTCATCGGAGTGATCTTCTCCTTTGTGGGTGTAGATTTGGTTTGGAAAGGGCAGCACGCCTTTCTCTAA
- a CDS encoding bifunctional nuclease family protein, which produces MKVRGLMYDPFNNAFIIILRDDQEKEVLPIWIGKPEAGAISFALEGVFTPRPMTHDLMKNILESSNAKVISVVLTDLKDNTYFAKIHVFYGDSEYTIDSRPSDAIALALRVDAPIFATEDVIQKHSTEELDRWLDNLRPEDFGKYDA; this is translated from the coding sequence ATGAAAGTTAGAGGGTTGATGTACGACCCTTTCAATAATGCCTTCATTATCATTTTGCGAGATGATCAGGAAAAAGAGGTTTTACCGATCTGGATTGGGAAGCCGGAAGCCGGCGCGATCAGTTTTGCATTGGAAGGGGTTTTTACCCCACGCCCCATGACCCATGACCTGATGAAGAACATCCTGGAAAGCAGCAATGCCAAGGTGATCAGTGTCGTCCTCACGGACCTGAAAGACAACACTTATTTCGCAAAGATTCATGTTTTCTACGGGGATTCGGAATATACGATTGATTCACGTCCCAGCGATGCCATCGCACTGGCCCTCCGGGTGGACGCGCCCATTTTTGCAACCGAGGATGTGATTCAGAAACACAGCACGGAGGAGCTCGATCGCTGGTTGGACAATCTTCGTCCGGAAGATTTCGGAAAATACGACGCATAG
- a CDS encoding bifunctional nuclease family protein, with translation MDIKLSVQSVLTDPKTETQVVLLRAEGNKEVLPIWVGVTEGSAIKFALEGILPTRPMTHDLLKNVLDHLGLRVQKVIITEIKNNTYYALVYIESHGSLLSIDARPSDAIALALRTHVPIYAANEVFKERGGESLDAWLEKLGPKDSGEHTV, from the coding sequence ATGGATATCAAATTAAGTGTGCAGAGTGTGTTGACCGATCCCAAGACCGAAACCCAAGTGGTGCTGTTGCGGGCGGAGGGCAACAAAGAGGTCTTGCCGATCTGGGTCGGGGTTACGGAAGGGAGCGCGATCAAGTTCGCGCTGGAGGGGATCCTTCCGACCCGCCCGATGACGCACGATCTCCTCAAGAACGTCCTGGATCATCTGGGTCTCCGGGTCCAGAAGGTGATCATTACGGAAATCAAGAACAACACGTACTATGCCTTGGTCTATATCGAATCGCACGGCAGCCTGCTGAGCATCGACGCCCGTCCCAGCGATGCCATCGCCTTGGCCCTCCGCACCCATGTGCCGATTTATGCCGCCAATGAAGTCTTCAAGGAAAGGGGGGGCGAAAGCCTTGATGCCTGGCTGGAAAAGTTGGGACCGAAAGACTCAGGGGAACATACCGTGTAA
- a CDS encoding DNA internalization-related competence protein ComEC/Rec2, protein MSRPLVGMAVCYLTGSALGEAWTYYPLTTIGFASVGAVLISALRPRRENLIQVGGAVLLICLGAVRFQSVARINPADDLARFTSGEAVRFVGVIEEPLQHGPESTRLLLKARSVLQNGKEYPVRGMLRLIVRDFVPELRYGDQISADLRLRPVSGLHNPGGFDYSAYLYREGIRALAVVHRPESISRLSVGGFVPLRRIYDWRERIRNVLNGSLSPASSAMYQAMLIGETGALSPEIREAFMISGTTHLLSISGSHLALVALVVFHLSVRIFRQMPAQWLLSVSRRWTVTRFGILATLAPVVFYTLLAGAQIATVRSLIMILIYLTALWFQRADDPLNALAVAALLSVLWDPQALFSISFQLSYLAVLAMALAGGDQVSVRETGEIRAQDPGGESSWVGRSLQRIRVYFLITLVAGSVTVPLTAFYFNQISWVGFLSNPIVVPFVGMLIVPLGLVCSVGAILFDRTTLPLSGLNDVLAGALYSLVQWFARLPAAEVHVPSPPVLVLAVVYLTGALVFSLRVDRVLKWTAIGLCVLITTVWIVRLLESRPEGRLRVTFLDVGQGDAAWIEMPDGKTMLIDGGGAYGNYDLGRLAVAPYLWNAGHWRIDYLVASHPQLDHMGGLVYIARKFQVGELWTNGLQKEAVFYDRFRQVVSAKAIPEKQVTGSGFPLLGGPVRIVPLHPQMADPDGPDNDQSLVLRVAYGREALLFTGDIEKAAERELLRWGNLLKNTVLKVPHHGSRTSIDPDFLARVAPDVAVISVGANNPYRHPSPETLSVYHALKTKVYRTDQDGAVLLETDGKGRRVWTYQDSVSHPVAWGRGMAAAEASNLMKVFHRYWFGPA, encoded by the coding sequence ATGTCAAGACCCTTAGTGGGGATGGCCGTTTGCTATCTGACAGGCAGCGCTCTTGGTGAAGCCTGGACTTATTATCCATTGACCACGATCGGATTTGCAAGCGTCGGAGCCGTGCTGATCTCCGCTTTGCGACCCCGGCGGGAAAATCTCATCCAGGTCGGGGGAGCTGTCTTATTGATTTGTTTGGGAGCGGTTCGATTCCAAAGCGTTGCGCGGATAAATCCAGCTGATGATCTGGCCCGATTCACATCCGGGGAAGCGGTACGATTCGTCGGGGTTATCGAAGAGCCGCTTCAACACGGGCCGGAGTCCACGCGTCTTCTTCTGAAGGCCCGTTCGGTCCTTCAAAACGGGAAGGAATATCCGGTCCGTGGAATGCTGCGGCTTATCGTCCGAGATTTTGTCCCGGAACTGCGCTACGGTGATCAGATCTCAGCCGATCTACGGCTGCGTCCGGTTTCCGGACTCCACAATCCGGGAGGCTTCGATTATTCGGCCTACTTGTACAGAGAAGGAATTCGCGCTCTGGCCGTCGTTCATCGCCCGGAGTCAATCTCGCGGCTGTCGGTCGGCGGGTTTGTGCCGTTGCGCAGGATCTATGACTGGAGAGAGCGAATTCGGAATGTGTTGAACGGGTCTCTTTCACCGGCCTCGTCCGCCATGTATCAAGCGATGCTCATCGGAGAGACCGGAGCATTGAGTCCCGAGATCCGTGAGGCTTTCATGATCTCGGGCACGACCCACCTGCTATCGATTTCGGGTTCCCATCTGGCGTTGGTGGCTTTGGTTGTCTTTCATCTGTCGGTCCGGATTTTTCGGCAAATGCCAGCCCAATGGCTTTTGTCCGTCAGCCGGCGATGGACCGTCACGCGGTTCGGGATCCTGGCCACCCTTGCCCCGGTTGTATTCTATACGCTCCTGGCCGGCGCGCAGATCGCGACGGTTCGCTCTCTCATCATGATCCTCATCTATCTCACCGCCCTATGGTTCCAGCGGGCCGACGATCCATTGAATGCGTTGGCTGTGGCAGCTCTCCTCAGCGTACTTTGGGATCCTCAGGCGCTCTTCTCGATCTCCTTTCAACTTTCTTACCTGGCGGTCCTTGCGATGGCTCTGGCCGGCGGGGATCAGGTTTCGGTTCGGGAAACCGGAGAAATCAGGGCCCAGGACCCGGGAGGTGAATCCTCATGGGTGGGACGGTCATTGCAGAGGATCCGGGTCTATTTTTTGATAACGCTCGTGGCCGGGTCTGTCACGGTTCCGTTGACGGCGTTCTATTTTAACCAGATAAGCTGGGTGGGTTTTCTGTCCAATCCGATCGTGGTTCCCTTTGTGGGAATGTTGATCGTCCCGCTGGGGTTGGTCTGCTCGGTCGGGGCGATTCTCTTTGACCGGACGACATTGCCGTTGTCCGGACTGAACGATGTTCTGGCAGGCGCACTTTACTCCTTGGTTCAATGGTTCGCTCGGCTCCCGGCGGCCGAGGTGCATGTTCCATCCCCTCCGGTCCTGGTCTTGGCGGTGGTCTACCTCACGGGGGCCCTCGTGTTTTCCCTCAGAGTAGATCGCGTCTTGAAGTGGACCGCGATCGGTTTGTGCGTTCTAATCACGACGGTATGGATCGTGAGGTTGTTGGAGTCCCGGCCGGAGGGGCGGCTGCGCGTGACCTTTCTCGATGTGGGACAGGGGGATGCCGCGTGGATTGAAATGCCGGATGGAAAAACGATGCTGATCGACGGTGGCGGCGCGTACGGCAACTATGATCTCGGTCGATTGGCCGTTGCCCCCTATCTCTGGAACGCCGGTCATTGGCGGATCGATTACCTGGTCGCGAGCCATCCTCAGCTGGATCACATGGGCGGGCTGGTCTATATCGCGCGGAAATTTCAAGTGGGCGAACTTTGGACGAACGGCCTGCAGAAAGAGGCGGTTTTTTATGACCGGTTTCGCCAGGTTGTGTCGGCCAAGGCGATTCCGGAAAAACAGGTTACGGGAAGTGGATTTCCGTTGCTGGGGGGCCCGGTGCGGATCGTGCCGCTGCATCCCCAAATGGCGGACCCTGATGGACCTGATAACGATCAATCCCTGGTCCTGCGTGTTGCGTACGGACGGGAGGCGCTTTTGTTCACCGGAGACATCGAAAAAGCGGCGGAGAGGGAACTTCTCCGGTGGGGGAATCTTCTCAAAAACACGGTCCTGAAAGTTCCGCACCATGGCAGCCGGACCTCGATCGATCCCGACTTTCTGGCCCGAGTGGCCCCGGATGTGGCGGTGATTTCGGTCGGTGCAAATAATCCTTATCGCCACCCGTCGCCGGAGACATTGTCCGTGTATCACGCCTTGAAGACGAAGGTCTACCGTACGGATCAGGACGGGGCGGTTCTGCTTGAGACGGACGGAAAAGGCCGAAGGGTTTGGACCTATCAAGACAGCGTTTCCCATCCGGTGGCGTGGGGACGTGGAATGGCGGCGGCTGAGGCCTCCAATCTCATGAAGGTATTCCATCGGTACTGGTTTGGTCCGGCTTGA